One stretch of Caldinitratiruptor microaerophilus DNA includes these proteins:
- the glpX gene encoding class II fructose-bisphosphatase yields the protein MERELALEFVRVTEAAAIACARWMGRGDKNRADQLAVDAMRAAFDTVSISGVVVIGEGEMDEAPMLYIGEHVGAGGVELDVAVDPVEGTNLVAKGLNGSIAVVAAAPRGQLLHAPDMYMEKIAVGPQAAGCIDITASVSANLKWVARAKGMDVSDLTVVILDRDRHRKIIQEVREAGARIKLISDGDVAPAVAACIENTGVDMLLGIGGAPEGVLAAAAVKAMGGDMQARLVPSNEEEWERVRQMGLDDPTRVLTLNDLVRGDDVIFAATGITDGDLLRGVRYYGEGLRARTHSVVMRSRTGTIRFIEAVHRLDRKPVYARGAVRPAE from the coding sequence GTGGAGCGGGAGCTGGCCCTGGAGTTCGTGCGGGTGACCGAGGCGGCGGCCATCGCCTGTGCCCGCTGGATGGGGCGCGGGGACAAGAACCGGGCCGACCAGCTGGCGGTCGACGCCATGCGGGCGGCCTTCGACACCGTCTCCATCAGCGGCGTGGTCGTCATCGGCGAGGGCGAGATGGACGAGGCCCCGATGCTCTACATCGGGGAGCACGTGGGGGCGGGCGGGGTCGAACTCGACGTCGCGGTCGACCCCGTGGAGGGCACGAACCTGGTGGCGAAGGGCCTGAACGGATCGATCGCCGTGGTGGCGGCCGCGCCCCGGGGCCAGCTCCTGCATGCGCCGGACATGTACATGGAGAAGATCGCCGTGGGCCCGCAGGCGGCCGGGTGCATCGACATCACGGCCTCGGTGTCCGCGAACCTCAAGTGGGTGGCCCGGGCCAAGGGCATGGACGTGTCGGACCTCACCGTGGTGATCCTCGACCGCGACCGGCACCGGAAGATCATCCAGGAGGTCCGGGAGGCGGGCGCGCGGATCAAGCTCATCTCGGACGGCGACGTGGCGCCGGCGGTGGCGGCCTGCATCGAGAACACCGGCGTCGACATGCTGCTGGGCATCGGCGGCGCGCCCGAGGGCGTGCTGGCGGCCGCGGCGGTCAAGGCGATGGGCGGCGACATGCAGGCCCGCCTGGTCCCTTCCAACGAGGAGGAGTGGGAACGGGTCCGGCAGATGGGGCTCGACGACCCGACGCGGGTCCTGACCCTGAACGACCTCGTGAGGGGCGACGACGTGATCTTCGCCGCCACCGGCATCACGGACGGCGACCTGCTGCGGGGCGTGCGCTACTACGGCGAGGGGCTCCGGGCCCGGACGCACTCCGTGGTCATGCGGTCGCGGACGGGCACGATCCGCTTCATCGAGGCGGTCCACCGGCTGGACCGCAAGCCCGTGTACGCGCGGGGGGCCGTGCGGCCGGCGGAGTGA
- the fsa gene encoding fructose-6-phosphate aldolase, protein MKLFIDTANVDEIREVASWGVLAGVTTNPSLVAREGRDFRSVLREIVSIVDGPVSAEVVSTRAAEMVEEALPLAAIHPNIVIKVPVTAEGLKATHELARRGIRTNVTLVFNPNQALLAARAGAAFVSPFVGRLDDVGHDGVQVVRDTVEIFRKHGIATEVIAASIRHPMHLVEAARAGAHIATSPYKVLQAALQHPLTDKGLERFLKDWEAAREAVAGGAAPART, encoded by the coding sequence GTGAAGCTCTTCATCGACACCGCCAACGTGGACGAGATCCGGGAGGTCGCCTCCTGGGGCGTGCTGGCCGGGGTGACGACGAACCCCTCGCTGGTCGCCCGGGAGGGCCGGGACTTCCGCTCGGTGCTGCGGGAGATCGTGTCGATCGTGGACGGCCCCGTCAGCGCCGAGGTCGTGAGCACCCGCGCGGCGGAGATGGTCGAGGAGGCCCTGCCCCTGGCGGCCATCCACCCGAACATCGTGATCAAGGTGCCGGTGACGGCCGAGGGGCTCAAGGCCACCCACGAACTGGCCCGCCGCGGCATCCGGACGAACGTCACCCTCGTCTTCAACCCGAATCAGGCCCTCCTGGCCGCCCGGGCCGGGGCCGCGTTCGTGAGCCCCTTCGTGGGGCGGCTGGACGACGTGGGCCACGACGGCGTGCAGGTGGTCCGCGACACGGTGGAGATCTTCCGGAAGCACGGGATCGCGACCGAGGTCATCGCCGCCTCGATCCGCCACCCCATGCACCTGGTGGAGGCCGCCCGGGCGGGTGCCCACATCGCCACCAGCCCGTACAAGGTGTTGCAGGCGGCGCTCCAGCACCCGCTCACCGACAAGGGCCTCGAGCGGTTCCTGAAGGACTGGGAGGCGGCCCGCGAGGCCGTCGCCGGGGGCGCGGCTCCCGCCCGGACCTGA